A single region of the Procambarus clarkii isolate CNS0578487 chromosome 94, FALCON_Pclarkii_2.0, whole genome shotgun sequence genome encodes:
- the LOC123747242 gene encoding angiotensin-converting enzyme — MLSQWQHHLSLPDAEEEATLPHDQWQKEMWQAAQVFKEHLGELPGHLTRQFQLLSILGTAALPDDELAKIRAIKSKMLDIYNTAKTCDFKNSTRCDLSLKPELTQIMQESRDYEVLTQAWQAWRDSSGRKMNGLYREYTQLANEAAKLNGFNNMAEMWLIEYNETGTFMDNVADSYKQLMPLYKQLHAYVRRKLREVYGAERVTARGPIPAHLLGNMWAQRWDHIYHLVAPYPARKSLDVTQQMRKLGYTPKMMLEVADDFFASMNLTRLPEAFWQHSILEKPANSLCHSSSWDFCNGKDYRITMCTEVSMSNLISIHHAMGRTQYQMQYKHLPLVFRGSANPGFGEAVSHVLSMSLSTQTHLKKIGLLSHLKEDREAEINFLLKIALNKIAFLPFAFLADMWRWDVFNGDIPHTHWNCAWWQLRFQLQGMKPPVPRSEEDFDPGAMYEVAAGVDYIRYFVAHVLQFQIHRALCIIAGEYNPLHSSKPLHECDLYHSTEAGNALRAMMQLGKSKPWPEALEAVTGQREMNASALTEYFRPLQEWLTKNNQKHGEFIGWEADGDNCSDPCVCD, encoded by the exons ATGCTCTCTCAGTGGCAGCATCATCTCAGCCTCCCGGATGCT gaggagGAGGCCACGCTGCCCCACGACCAGTGGCAGAAGGAGATGTGGCAGGCAGCCCAGGTGTTTAAGGAGCACTTAGGTGAGCTGCCAGGGCACCTCACAAGACAGTTCCAGTTGCTCTCCATCCTGGGCACAGCCGCCTTGCCCGACGACGAACTGGCGAAG ATACGCGCCATCAAGTCAAAGATGCTGGACATCTATAACACCGCCAAGACCTGTGACTTCAAGAACTCGACCAGGTGTGACCTCAGCCTCAAACCAG AGCTGACTCAGATCATGCAGGAGAGCCGGGACTACGAGGTGCTGACACAGGCCTGGCAAGCTTGGCGGGACAGCTCTGGCAGGAAGATGAACGGTCTCTACAGAGAGTACACCCAGCTGGCCAACGAGGCCGCCAAGCTCAATG GATTCAACAACATGGCGGAGATGTGGCTGATTGAATACAACGAGACAGGAACTTTTATGGACAATGTAGCAGACAGTTACAAGCAGCTGATGCCTCTCTACAAGCAGCTGCACGCCTACGTCAGGAGGAAACTACGAGAG GTGTATGGGGCCGAGCGGGTGACGGCCCGGGGGCCCATCCCGGCCCACCTGCTAGGGAACATGTGGGCTCAGAGGTGGGACCACATCTACCACTTGGTGGCCCCTTACCCGGCCAGGAAGTCACTGGACGTCACGCAACAGATGCGGAAGCTG gggTACACAccgaagatgatgctggaggtggcgGACGACTTCTTCGCTTCAATGAACCTGACACGGCTGCCTGAAGCGTTTTGGCAACATTCTATCCTTGAGAAACCCGCCAATTCCCTGTGTCACTCTTCTTCTTGGGACTTTTGTAACGGCAAGGACTACAG AATCACAATGTGCACGGAGGTTTCAATGTCAAACTTGATTTCCATCCACCACGCCATGGGCCGCACACAGTACCAGATGCAGTACAAGCACCTGCCTTTGGTATTCCGGGGGAGCGCCAATCCTG GGTTTGGGGAAGCGGTTAGCCACGTCCTTAGTATGAGTCTCTCAACCCAGACACATCTGAAGAAAATTGGTCTTCTGAGCCACCTCAAGGAAGACCGAGAAGCCGAGATTAATTTTCTCCTGAAGATTGCCCTGAATAAGATCGCGTTCCTGCCTTTTGCCTTCCTGGCTGACATGTGGCGGTGGGATGTCTTCAACGGGgacatcccccacacacactggaaCTGTGCCTGGTGGCAGCTGAG gttccaattgcAGGGTATGAAGCCCCCAGTTCCACGGAGCGAAGAGGATTTCGATCCAGGAGCCATGTATGAAGTGGCTGCAGGCGTTGATTACATCAG GTATTTCGTAGCTCACGTATTGCAGTTCCAGATCCACAGAGCGCTGTGTATCATAGCAGGAGAATACAACCCGCTCCATTCCTCCAAACCACTCCACGAATGTGACCTCTACCACTCCACCGAAGCTGGCAACGCTCTCCG GGCCATGATGCAGCTGGGAAAATCCAAACCCTGGCCAGAGGCGCTGGAGGCGGTGACGGGCCAGAGGGAGATGAACGCCTCCGCCTTGACCGAGTACTTCAGGCCCCTGCAGGAGTGGCTGACGAAGAACAACCAGAAACACGGAGAGTTTATtggctgggaggctg ATGGTGATAATTGCAGTGATCCTTGTGTCTGCGATTAG